A region of the Melospiza georgiana isolate bMelGeo1 chromosome Z, bMelGeo1.pri, whole genome shotgun sequence genome:
GGGTCGGTCCGGCAGTAGCTGCCATGTGACCTAGCCCTTTAATCTGTTCCTGACAGAGATGCACGGACACACAGACATGTCCCTGTCCATTCTCCCACGTGCATAGCTGCGTGCACACGCGTACACCAGCATTTGTGCACAGAAGTGAACACAAGCATTCCCAGACTCGCATACCAGCACACGCAgtggctgccctgtgccctgtcccccGGGCTGAGCCCCTTGAGGGCTGCCCGTACCTGGGGTGGCCTCACCACCTCCTGCATGTACTCGTGTGCCTCCCCAGGCCTGTGCCTAGCggctggagctgggaacagCCGGTGCTGGGGGGATGAGCCCTGCAGGCgctgccaggagcaggcagtCACCTCCAGCGAGCTGGAGATCAGGCTCCTGCTGAGGGCAGCGCAGATTTGCCCGCCCTGCCCCGGCCCTGCCGCTCCAGGCTAAATGTGGGAGCTCTGGTCTAACAGTGCTGCCTAAGGCAGCTCactcctgcaccagcagcacttCAGTGGGCTGGGCGCCCATCCTGTGCCAGTCCCAAGCCACCTCCCAGTCCCACTTGTCTCTGCCAGCCCTGACACTTTTTTTTGAATCTCATTAATCATTTGTTTGGTGATTCTGACTGTACTTTCTTCTCTGACCCTTTAAACTGTGAAAATGCTGATCATATATCTGCTGACAAATTTAATTAGGTCCTTTAAAGCACCAGATGCTTTCAGTAAGATTTTTGGGATGTCCCAAGCACATTTTAATTCAAAGGTCAAAATCCTTAGGCTTGTTTATTTTGGTGTTTCATAGATAGGACAATTCAGTCTGTAAAGCTACACAACAGTGTGGAGAGAGCCCCCAGATTTATACCAGTGCAGAGGGAAATGCATTGAGCCTCACAAACCTCAGGCTGGTTGAGCTGAGCTGGTGACTATTTTATATACTTTATCTGTACATAAAGACCTCCTAAAATACCCCACTCATCTTTCCACATAGATAATTCGATGCTGTGGGGCCGTGTGAGAGCAGAATCCCAAGAGGAAGAAATCAGATCTGAAGTCTTGGTGGTTTTCGGCAAAATAGCTCTGATGCTTGAGGGACCTGCTGGAGATAGGTTCTGTCCACTAAATAAATTACTTGTTGGATGAGAGCCATTTAATGCACTAGAACATCCTCTGGAAAGAGCAAGGAAGGTCAGAACTTGTAAACTCTGTGTTTCCTAGGTAAGAAGGaaatgagcaagaaaaaaaaagcatattttcttAATGCTACAGTGGGGAAGAAAATGGATAACAGGTTTTCAAGcaagaggaggggaggggagagagaaaagacaAAGAGAAGAGGAATGAAGCaagcaaggaaagaaggaaaagagaaagaaaggaggtAAATCATACTTAGTGAAtttgttaatttaaaattattatttttacttgaTTGGCTAGaggcagaaagagagagagagagaaagagactTATAAACCTGTAGGAAGGTGCTACATGTATTAATTTCCAAATTTAATTTCCAGGCTAGCTCTTGGAGAACTTACAAAGCCATTAATTTTCTAGAATTCCTTGGGAGTAGCATGTCCCCTAGGCACAGGCAGATTTAACATTAGTGAGAACTATGGCTTTCCTTAGGTTTAGGTGCCCCACCCTGGCATAACCTTCCATGTTTAGCCTTCGATGGAGACAACTCCCAGAACCAGTGTGGGGAGCTGCTTTTGGCCTGCGCCGGCACCGCCAGCCCCAGAATTTGGCACACAGAGCAGACAAGCAGAGAGCCACTGCTGTCCCTTGGTGTTTGAAGTGCTTTGAGAGGCTGGGGAGTGAAAGCAGACTGGAGAAGCCCGcactgccccagagcagagctcactgAGAGCCACCAAGCCTTATTTCCTCCAAGCCCCCACTCAGTGTATATGACAACATTTTTGGCCCAAGCTGTTGAGTTACATGCTTCACTTTTTGCCTTTTGCTACACTTAATACTGAGAGGATTCTAAAAATCAAGGTTTTGCAGTAAATGTCAATATCTGAGCGCTGTGTTTGCCTCAAGATGCTTGAAACAGACATGTTCTGATAAGAAATATGTATGTTTATTTCTGAAAGCAGGATTAAATGAGTGGTTACCTCTATTCGAAGTACGATTTTGTTCAAACATACACATTTAATAGCATTTCAGTCAtgtggaaaaaatggaaaaaggcacatttttttttccgATATTAATTGTTTTAAAGCCATTTTTTTCCATGGGGGAAAAAGTTAAAAACTGAGGATCAATTCTAACTTGGTTCTAGGCAGTCCCAGCAGGTAAAATTTTACTCTCCCCTCAGGGTTTTAAGTCTCTCTCTCATCACTTTTCTATATTTACATTGAATGCTCTAGAGCTAAGCgcttccctctgcctgctctccCTCTGCATCCCCAGCAACACAAGACTGAAGTTACAGCCTTTGGGCAGTGGTGGCTCTTCTACATCATGGAACATTTCTGCTCAGCTGCCTGTTTCATCTCAGTGAAGGTGGCTTGTGCCTTCTCTTTGATGGCATCCATGTCCATATTCTGGATGTTCTGCAGCTGGCCCAGGATAGAGTCCTtgtcttcttcctcctcctgatCTTCTGCCACCATCTTCTGAAGGTCTTCTGGCAATCCCACATCATCTCCAGCCATCTGTATTTGATTCTCATCCAATTCACTCTAAAGCAGGGAACAAAACCAGCAGATGAGATTATTTCTGCTCTCCCAGGATCTACCAGTGAGCctcttgttttgttcttttttaggTTTTTAGGGAGAACCGAAACGCGTACAGATTTTTCAGTCAATTTTTTGTGTGCAACTTGTGAATTCCGGGCCTCAATCAGCCTCCACGAAAGTTCTAAGATTTTTTGGGCAATGCCAATTATATTTCTTTGAAGGGCTTCAGCACTGTCAAAACTGAAGCCCTCAGTGTCACTTGCCATTTTAGAAACCTTTGCCATGCTGATGGTGCAGGGATTCCATTCCAAGTTATTTGTAGCCCCCAAAACCATGCTGCAGGACACTAGTGAGCctatcagctgctgtgctgtgcctgtcagGTTCTGCTCAATGAAACAAGGGCTTTAGAAGAGCTGAGGTACCATTTCCTTATTCAGTTGTTGGGTGGGGTAGGTGGAGGGAGTTTTAGGTGTCAGCACTAAACTGAAGCCTTCTGGAAGAAAGATGCATTAAACTTCAGAATGAATCACTAGAAAAAGGGCCCCCCACCTTCCCAAACCATGTCTGAACTCAGTCTAGGTCTTTGGTTGGCCTCTCTGAGTTGTGatgaggagcaggggctgcctggcACATAATCAGTGTTGCAGCGCTGGCAAGTGGGGTAATAGGAGGACTTGGACAACAAAAGAGAGAAGGGAGGTTGGTTGTGCGTCTGAGAAAGCAAAAGGAGACGGGAGAAGAAACTAATTAAGCAATTAAAAGGGCTGAGATGCAGTAAGCACTACACACACTTGCTTCCTGCCTGCCCACTGAAACACTCCATCAGTGGGATTATGTCAATTTTTCAAACAATGGTGATTTTGTTCACATTTTCTGGTGGATTCTGATGGATCCACAGCTCAGAAGAACAGGATATTTCGACACAGTTCACACATCAAAGATAAGCATTAATGCCTCATTACATCTCCAAAATTAACCATGACAGCAGCAAAGGCCTGATATGAATAAGCAGCAATGCTATCAGCAGGAGGTGTTTTTTAGAGTGAGGGGTCTGGGTTTTGCATGAATGAAAGGACAAATGAATGCAAGGACATATATGAGCAATGTCTGCGTTGTTGCAGGccacagcaaggacaggcagGCTGGGGTGGTCAGCTGCATAACCACTATTTATGGTTCCATATTTCCATGCTTTCTGTTTGCAATGACCGTACTTCCCTTTAATCTGATTTCCCCCCATATCTCCTGTGAAACTGTAGGGAGCTCTACCAGGATTGTTACTGCTATGTGGATAAAATGGGTGAGGATATCTCCTCACCTTTTTGATAAGGGTTGCTGGAGTCAGATCTGTGGGAGCTAGAAACAAGCTCCTGAACAGAAGaggtattttttattaattgtgTAGCAGGAAAAATGGTTTTAAGCTTTTATTCAGCAACTATCAGAGGAGTTAGCCCTTTTGAAATCCTCACCAGCAGCAGTAGAGGAtgataaaaaaatgttaattattgAACAATTGTCCCTAAACAGACAATCACACATGTTCTCTTCTTTAGAATTATTTCCAACTTAAGGCATCATCACTGAACACTGCTGTAGTGATTCACATCTTTGTCAATGTGAACAATTTTCTGGCATGTTCTTGCACCAAAGCCCACTGTCCTATGGAAGTCTGGGACGTGATGTGCAACAGTTTGGGGCTTCAAAGTGTTCTCTCACCAAAAACAAATATACTGAGATATAGTCTAAAGCAGTACAATTCTGCCCAAGCCACCTGCCTCTACCCACTTGGCATTTAGCTTCAGTAGGCCTAAAATGAGCTTCAACAGAGTGGGGCTGCTCAACAAGAAGCAAAGAAGCACATGATGCACGTACGGCCTCTTCGCTTCCTTCCAACATTTGAGCATTTGATTCCTGTTTACTTGGATTTGAAATGGAAAAGCGAACACAGAACCAATGTCTATTTCACTAAATTAAATGTGGCTGGCGCTGGTCTCTTGCCCCAAGGCCAGCTGGCCTGGGAAAACCCACGGGGATGCTATTGAACTCTGCTGCCCTCCCAAACAGGGTGGTCCCATCTAACTGCCATTGGGAACGCCTGTCCCAACTCCCAAACTGGCCGTGGGAACGGCCTGGGAGAGTGCCCAGGCCAAAACTGGGTCAGACATTATTCTGGCAATTCAGCAGCATTGGCGGTGGAGTCTGAGTGCACGGTAATATTTTTTGACCCTGATTATGCCTCTGATGTAGCCAGTCCCAGATCTGTTTTGCTATAGATGCAAGAGAGCTCTTTACATATACAACGATACACAGGTAGGTGTGGGCAGAAAACTGCCTAAATACCTGCTTTGTTACAGTTTGACAGTAAAGCCCTCTGCCCAAATTAAGGTGCAAGGGTCCAGTTCAAGCATACCAACTTTATTTTGTAGCACTAAGTGTgtacagaaatgagaaaaaaggtGAATGTGAGAAGGATTAAGATAGTGCAAGCAGGACATGGTCACCATCTGACCATCACAGGGGAAATTACTTCTCTGGCTCCCACAGGTAAAGGATACAGTTTAACATTAGACAGCTCCATGTCCCCTGGGCAGGAAAAGCAATGTCCCTCAGGGGAGACACAGTCTGTGCCCACAGGAGCAGCCATGTCCCTCAGGGAGGCAGCTTCTGTCACTGAAAGTTTTGTCAAGCTCCCTCACAGGGAGCACACGGCCCTCCACGAGGCGAGAAGAGCAATCAAAGTTAGGTATTGTTTGTTTAATGGCACTTTCGTTTCTCTGAACAACGATGTTAAAGTCTTCTGTGCAACTTAAGGAGCAAAGAAGACCAAATGCTGGTTCAACGCTGCTTATATGAAGTCTGCTTGTAAACTAAAAAGATCAAAGCTCACAGACTAATCCACAAGGGAGCCAAACTCTTTTCCAGCATCCCTATGTGATGTACTGCTTTCCTTGTGCCTGACTTATCCGGCCGTAACATTTGCCTATGGTTATGTGCAGAGGTCCTTAGGTAGCTGACTCCAGACCTTATCCTGTGATTCATCACCTGTCATGCACCAGTAACAtccaaaatcagagttcaccTTGCCTTGACCTGCAGGTGGACTTAAATTAGCAATACAGCAGCAACACCATCCTTTTGCAATTGAAGGGCTGCAAGTCCCTTGCAAGTAGCTACAAGGAGCCAGATGTTGGAACCAGCAGCTTTCCTGCCCAGGAACACCCTCAGAGAAGCCAGAGAtcacagcctggagcacagagctggggagtgGGACTGCTCCCTACTGGCCCCTGCCTTGGGACTCCTCTTTCCACAGCTCACCATCAGCTCATGCCCCTGTGTTTAGACCTTGCAGAAATTAATTGATTCCTGAATCCCAGTTCAGGAAAAAGGCAGCAAGTGGATAAGAGAGTTTggtgagtttaaaaaaaaattattgttaaaATACTAATGTCTATGATTATatagttttaaaaatgttttatatatatgtgaGGCACTGAATACACCAAAGATGAAAAAGTTGTCTATAGATCAAGTGTCTCATGGCCAAAAACATCTTTCTGATGACAAACCTAAGTTGACAACTCTGTTAATAGGATTAGGTTCATTAAGGGTCTACTTTCTCTTACAAATCTGGCCCAGATAGCATGAAGCTTTAGATTTTACATGGCAAAGGGGGGCCCTGCTTAGTCCTGAATTTCATGCTTTTACTTAAAATGCTTGCTAGTGATTGATACTGGTGATATTCGGTGTTTCTAGACCATCCTAGGCTACCTGAAATTACTTTCAACTTCCAAAATATTTAGTGCATTATCACAAGCCTGAGAGCATTTGCTGCCAGTGTGTTGTGTTACAGCACTGAATTGTTTTACAGGGACACATTAGCATGCATGTAgaagtttcattttcttcctgctaTAACATGTTTTCATAAGGGCTGATGAAAACCAAGAAATGCTATATAGGGAGAAACAAATGCAGGAAAACGTGTCCTGCAATATTGTTTTCTGGCTTAGAGCTACTCTCCTACCTTGGAGACAAATATTCTACTGTTATTACTGAAATATGGCCCCAGAGAGTACTTGGTACATGCAAAAGCCAAGATCCTCCTGGAGATGGGTCAGAGCAGACTCGCGTGTCTCTGAGTGCTCAGCCAAGGGGGCTGGTGCCTGGACACCATCTCCAGCTGCAAAAAGCACTGCTAGGGGGAGAATTTGAAAACCAGAGACACCCAGCTCCACTGATGTTTAGCTGAGAGCTGGACACTCGAGTATCCTGGAGCTTTCCAAAGCAGCCCCTCTTGCAGCTGCAAGCTCTGGCAGCCCATGCCTCCAAAAGGAAAGCAAGGCCTAATGATATTTTACTCCTCAGCTGCTAATTAAAATGCTGGTGTTTAGAGACTTAGGCCTCCAATCCAATCAATCACTTAAAATCTTGGACTTAATTTTTTTGCATAATTAATCTTTCTGTAATTAAACTCACCCTCAGGGTATGTTGCCCAGCTACAGCACCAGAGGAACCAGGCTCTTAGGGGTGGAATACATCTTACCTGAGTTCAGATGTCACCTGTCTTCCCTCTGGAAGCCACACAGCCACTGGGAGGTGACCCAACTCCACTTTGAATGCTTATTTAAAAGTTTGGCTCGATGAGGCTACAGGTGCTGGTTTCTTTCTGTGTATGATGAGTCCCTAAATgactggtttggattttttacattttttagcAGCTAAATTTACAGGAGAGAGATTCTTTACCTTTCTCCATTTTAATTAATCAAAAAGCATGGGAAAGTACTGATCAGAAAATGAGTGGTAATGACTCAGAGCTGGCAGGTGAGTAATACAAATAAACTTTCAAATTGCTAAGAAGCACATATCCTTGAGGCGTATAAATTAAATATGCCAACATCTTCCCAGTAGTGACAGATCAGAGCAAATGTGTGATCCAAACCCCTGGAAAGAGTACTCTGTCCTGTATTACCTCTCTGCTCCCCATGGCAGAAGCCTACAAAATAacacaataattaaaaattatttgaaatatgtTGCTTGAAGCTTTTActttaatattttggttttcctgaaaatatttgacagtgccaagatcactaaagaaaaaagaatgggCAGTTTAAAATTGGTTGAAATTTGGCCTCTGGACTAGAAGAGCTCATGAGCTACAGGCTTACCTTGGGCAGTCTGTACTTTTCTCTCAGGTGAACCCTCAGAACAGCTCGctctgcttttttctgtgcaaatgCTGCATCTCTTTCCATCctggaaatcagaaaaaaatgttcccTCAAGATGCTAATAAAAACAATCTTTTGAACTAAACCAGTTGCTTGGCTGCAAAAAGCTACACATGGGAGTTATTCCCCAAGATAAGTAACTTGTCCAAAGGCAAAAAAGGAGCAATAGCAATAAAGTGATGCCAAAGGGCCACACTTCCTGTGCTTCTGTTACTGTGAATTTTCCTCGTCTTTCTTCGTGCATTATTTGTTTCATAAGAGCAATGAATTCTGAAGCTTCCCTGTATGGAAGAGCACTGACTTAATCTGtgattttataaaatgttttccttaGATTTAAGAACTGGTCTGcaccattttttattttggattaCATATGCATTTATTTGCAAAATGTGTCTCCTCAAAGATTTTTGGTAACATATTTCAATATAGGTATTCTGGCATGTAAAAGCTACTTCCAAAATGAAATACtatttttcctctgcttccaAAATGAGCGTTTGGATTTCTCTCCCTCTAAgaacaaaacccccacaaacaaATCTAAAATCTGAGAAGTTCCCAAAGCCTGGTTGGTTACT
Encoded here:
- the CPLX4 gene encoding complexin-4, with the protein product MAFLMKSMLSNQVKNLGLGGGGDESKEESTPSDPAAAAGMTREEYEEYQKQMVEEKMERDAAFAQKKAERAVLRVHLREKYRLPKSELDENQIQMAGDDVGLPEDLQKMVAEDQEEEEDKDSILGQLQNIQNMDMDAIKEKAQATFTEMKQAAEQKCSMM